One part of the Marinobacterium rhizophilum genome encodes these proteins:
- a CDS encoding L-serine ammonia-lyase translates to MAISLFDLFKVGIGPSSSHTVGPMRAAQLFAQRLSNDGLLEQVVRVRSELFGSLGATGKGHGSGPAVLLGLEGHAPDLVDPQLVKPRAEEIGETGLLLLLGSQRIQFNPEQDLIFHRNESLPFHPNGMSFTAYDAAGQVTCQKLYYSVGGGFVAGEETVESGQIQADPTPLVHDYKSAKRLLEICAETGLSIAEVTLENEKQWRSEEEIRSGILSLWDVMQQCVRAGISNDGILPGGLKVRRRAAAWHRDLKNRNRMDLITPSLGAMDWVNLYALAVNEENAAGGRIVTAPTNGAAGIIPAVLHYYVNFCPNSDEDGIVRFFLAASAIGFLFKANASISGAEVGCQGEVGSACAMAAAGLAEAVGATPEQVENAAEIGMEHNLGLTCDPVGGLVQVPCIERNAMAAMKAINAASMAMRGDGYHFVSLDKVIKTMRDTGRDMLDKYKETSRGGLAVNVIEC, encoded by the coding sequence ATGGCGATTAGTCTGTTCGATCTGTTCAAGGTGGGCATCGGCCCCTCGAGCTCGCACACGGTTGGGCCCATGCGAGCCGCGCAGCTGTTTGCCCAGCGCTTGAGCAACGACGGTTTGCTGGAGCAGGTGGTCCGGGTGCGGTCCGAGCTTTTTGGATCTCTGGGGGCAACAGGCAAGGGGCATGGCAGTGGCCCCGCCGTATTGCTGGGGCTTGAAGGCCATGCGCCGGACCTGGTTGATCCGCAGCTTGTGAAGCCTCGTGCCGAAGAGATTGGCGAGACCGGGCTGCTGCTGTTGCTGGGTAGCCAGCGTATCCAGTTTAACCCGGAGCAGGACCTGATCTTTCATCGCAACGAGTCGCTGCCATTTCATCCCAATGGAATGTCATTCACGGCTTATGATGCGGCGGGGCAGGTGACCTGCCAGAAATTGTACTACTCGGTGGGTGGCGGCTTTGTGGCCGGTGAGGAGACCGTCGAGTCGGGCCAGATCCAGGCGGACCCGACGCCGCTGGTGCATGATTACAAGTCCGCCAAGCGTTTGCTTGAGATCTGCGCTGAAACCGGGCTGTCCATCGCCGAGGTTACGCTGGAGAACGAAAAGCAATGGCGCTCGGAGGAGGAAATCCGCAGCGGCATACTTTCCCTCTGGGATGTCATGCAGCAATGTGTTCGGGCGGGTATCAGCAACGACGGCATTCTGCCTGGCGGCTTGAAGGTGCGCCGGCGCGCGGCGGCCTGGCACCGTGATCTGAAAAACCGTAACCGCATGGACCTGATTACCCCGTCACTCGGGGCGATGGACTGGGTCAACCTGTATGCGCTGGCGGTGAACGAAGAGAACGCGGCGGGCGGGCGCATCGTTACCGCACCCACCAACGGGGCGGCGGGCATCATTCCGGCAGTGCTGCATTACTACGTTAACTTCTGCCCGAACTCCGATGAGGACGGTATCGTGCGGTTTTTCCTGGCCGCCTCTGCCATTGGGTTTCTGTTCAAGGCCAATGCGTCGATTTCGGGCGCGGAGGTCGGGTGCCAGGGTGAGGTGGGGTCGGCCTGCGCCATGGCGGCGGCGGGCCTGGCCGAAGCCGTGGGGGCAACGCCTGAACAGGTGGAAAATGCCGCCGAGATCGGCATGGAACACAACCTGGGCCTGACCTGCGACCCGGTTGGCGGCCTGGTGCAGGTGCCTTGCATCGAGCGCAATGCGATGGCGGCCATGAAGGCGATTAATGCCGCTTCCATGGCCATGCGCGGCGATGGCTATCACTTTGTTTCGCTGGACAAGGTGATCAAGACCATGCGCGACACCGGCCGGGACATGCTCGACAAGTACAAGGAGACATCCCGCGGAGGGCTGGCGGTGAACGTGATCGAGTGCTGA
- the glyA gene encoding serine hydroxymethyltransferase, translated as MFRMQDAIEGFDDELFQAMSAETQRQEDHIELIASENYTSVRVMRAQGSQLTNKYAEGYPGKRYYGGCEHVDVVERLAIERACTLFGADYANVQPHSGSQANAAVFLALLEPGDTVLGMSLAHGGHLTHGAKVSFSGKLYNAVQYGLDEATGEIDYDEVQRQANEHRPRMIIAGFSAYSRVVDWQRFRDIADSVGAWLFVDMAHVAGLVAAGIYPSPLPYADVVTTTTHKTLRGPRGGLILAKANEALEKKLNSAVFPGGQGGPLMHVIAAKAVAFKEALEPSFTEYQRQVVDNARAMASVFIERGFEVVSDGTDNHLFLLSLIRQGLTGKDADAALGRAHITVNKNAVPNDPQSPFVTSGLRIGSPAVTTRGFKQEQCRELTHWICDILDDLDNEELIAEVRFKVARLCRNYPVYG; from the coding sequence ATGTTTAGAATGCAAGACGCAATCGAAGGGTTCGACGACGAACTTTTCCAGGCCATGAGCGCGGAAACGCAGCGCCAGGAAGATCATATCGAGCTGATCGCCTCCGAGAACTACACCAGTGTGCGTGTCATGCGCGCCCAGGGCTCGCAGCTGACCAACAAGTATGCCGAAGGCTATCCGGGCAAACGCTACTACGGTGGCTGTGAACATGTGGATGTGGTCGAGCGCTTGGCGATCGAGCGTGCTTGCACGCTGTTTGGTGCGGATTACGCCAATGTGCAGCCGCACTCCGGCTCCCAGGCCAATGCCGCGGTATTCCTGGCCCTGCTGGAGCCCGGTGATACGGTGCTGGGCATGAGCCTGGCCCATGGCGGTCACCTGACCCACGGTGCCAAGGTGAGCTTTTCCGGCAAACTTTACAATGCCGTGCAGTACGGACTGGATGAGGCCACCGGCGAAATCGACTACGACGAAGTGCAGCGCCAGGCGAACGAACATCGCCCCCGCATGATTATCGCCGGCTTCTCGGCCTATTCCCGTGTGGTGGACTGGCAGCGTTTTCGCGACATCGCCGACAGCGTGGGTGCCTGGTTGTTTGTGGACATGGCCCATGTGGCAGGCCTGGTGGCAGCCGGGATCTATCCGAGCCCGCTGCCCTATGCCGATGTGGTCACCACCACAACGCACAAGACACTGCGCGGTCCCCGTGGCGGCCTGATTCTGGCGAAAGCCAACGAAGCGCTGGAGAAAAAACTCAACTCGGCGGTATTCCCGGGTGGCCAGGGCGGGCCGCTGATGCACGTGATCGCCGCCAAGGCCGTGGCCTTCAAGGAAGCGCTGGAACCATCCTTTACCGAGTATCAGCGCCAGGTCGTGGACAATGCCCGGGCCATGGCATCGGTATTCATCGAGCGCGGCTTCGAGGTGGTATCCGATGGTACCGACAATCACCTGTTCCTGCTTAGCCTGATCCGCCAGGGGCTGACGGGCAAGGACGCCGATGCGGCCCTGGGGCGGGCGCACATTACCGTGAACAAGAATGCGGTGCCCAACGATCCGCAATCGCCCTTTGTCACATCGGGGCTGCGCATCGGCTCACCCGCTGTAACCACACGCGGCTTCAAGCAAGAGCAGTGCCGCGAACTGACGCACTGGATCTGTGACATCCTGGACGATTTGGACAACGAGGAACTGATCGCCGAGGTGCGTTTCAAGGTGGCGCGCCTGTGCCGCAACTACCCGGTGTATGGCTGA
- a CDS encoding GlcG/HbpS family heme-binding protein yields MRMVPKLTLMDADSIMRACFKKAGEIGVDMDIAITDDGGNLILFKRMDNARITSIDIAMGKSFTASAARKSTRAYGEISVPGKPAFGINTSNQGKFSIVAGGLPLFAGEQIVGGVGCSSGTPDQDEIVAQAGVDAFLMMQNY; encoded by the coding sequence ATGCGCATGGTACCGAAGTTAACCTTGATGGATGCGGATAGCATTATGCGGGCCTGTTTCAAGAAGGCCGGTGAAATTGGCGTCGATATGGATATCGCCATTACCGATGATGGCGGCAACCTGATTCTGTTCAAGCGCATGGACAATGCGCGCATTACCAGCATCGATATTGCCATGGGCAAGTCGTTTACCGCGTCCGCTGCGCGAAAGTCGACGCGGGCCTACGGTGAAATCAGCGTACCTGGCAAGCCGGCCTTTGGCATCAATACCAGTAACCAGGGCAAGTTTTCCATTGTGGCCGGTGGCCTGCCGCTGTTCGCCGGCGAACAGATCGTCGGCGGTGTTGGCTGCAGTTCCGGCACGCCGGATCAGGATGAGATCGTGGCCCAGGCGGGTGTGGATGCATTTCTGATGATGCAGAACTACTGA
- a CDS encoding aminotransferase class V-fold PLP-dependent enzyme — protein MNDNLHAVDPDGLLEYSVVYTDRSLNHMSKRFQGVMTDISRTLKDLYRAEAVAVVPGSGTFGMEAVARQFATDRKCLVIRNGWFSYRWSQILETGKITDQLQVLKARPVEDEDQAAFAPPAIDEVVKAILVTRPDIVFAPHVETSSGMVLPNDYIAAMARAVHSVGGLLVLDCIASGALWVDMQASGVDVLISAPQKGWSASPCCALVMLSALALDRIAETQSTSFACDLKKWLQIMQAYEGGGHAYHATMPTDGLQRFRDIMLETRELGFERVHQQQQELGNRIRQVLAERGMRSVAAAGFEAPGVVVCYTEDNEIHTGRAFAGEGMQIAAGVPLQCDEPAGFKTFRIGLFGLDKLQDIDRTVATFEKALDAVTAADLCASAS, from the coding sequence ATGAACGATAATTTACACGCAGTTGATCCCGATGGTTTGCTCGAATACTCGGTGGTCTATACCGACCGCTCCCTGAATCACATGTCCAAACGTTTCCAGGGAGTCATGACGGACATCTCCCGCACCCTGAAAGACCTCTACCGGGCCGAGGCAGTGGCTGTTGTGCCTGGCAGCGGTACTTTCGGCATGGAAGCGGTCGCGCGGCAGTTCGCCACCGATCGCAAGTGCCTGGTGATCCGCAACGGCTGGTTCAGCTACCGCTGGTCGCAGATCCTGGAAACAGGAAAGATCACTGATCAGTTGCAGGTGTTAAAAGCACGCCCGGTGGAGGACGAAGACCAGGCGGCGTTTGCACCGCCGGCCATCGATGAGGTGGTCAAGGCGATCCTCGTCACCAGGCCCGACATCGTTTTCGCCCCCCATGTCGAAACCTCTTCGGGCATGGTTCTTCCCAATGATTACATCGCTGCCATGGCCCGTGCCGTGCATTCGGTGGGCGGCCTGCTGGTGCTCGACTGCATCGCCTCCGGCGCCCTCTGGGTGGATATGCAGGCGAGCGGTGTCGACGTGCTGATCAGCGCGCCCCAGAAAGGCTGGAGCGCATCGCCCTGCTGTGCCCTGGTGATGCTCAGTGCGCTGGCGCTGGACCGTATCGCCGAGACCCAGAGCACCAGCTTCGCCTGTGATCTGAAAAAATGGCTGCAGATCATGCAGGCCTACGAAGGCGGCGGTCATGCCTATCACGCCACCATGCCGACCGATGGGCTGCAGCGCTTTAGGGACATCATGCTGGAAACCCGCGAGCTGGGTTTTGAGCGGGTGCATCAGCAGCAGCAGGAACTGGGCAACCGAATTCGCCAGGTGCTGGCCGAGCGTGGCATGCGCAGTGTCGCCGCAGCGGGCTTCGAGGCCCCCGGTGTCGTGGTCTGCTACACCGAGGATAACGAGATTCACACGGGCCGTGCCTTTGCCGGCGAGGGCATGCAGATCGCGGCGGGCGTGCCGCTACAGTGTGACGAACCTGCGGGCTTCAAGACCTTCCGTATTGGCCTGTTCGGGCTGGACAAGTTGCAGGATATCGACCGCACCGTCGCCACCTTTGAAAAGGCGCTGGATGCCGTCACGGCTGCCGACCTTTGTGCATCAGCTTCTTGA
- a CDS encoding substrate-binding domain-containing protein, protein MGDEQGGFLHQPGQVHELVLQLAPDQRIQGAAGFIHQQDIRVSGARAALRDAGLDASQVSHHVMPLAISNACRASRDIATQADDRPTALLCLSDVLALGALLELPRHGIRVPADISVIGFDDLEWADCANPPLTTIHLPTRSMGQAIAMAILDALDSGVPVKPRLLEAELVLRNSTAPPPQSGTAI, encoded by the coding sequence GTGGGTGATGAACAGGGTGGTTTTCTTCATCAGCCGGGACAGGTCCATGAACTGGTCCTGCAGCTGGCGCCGGATCAGCGGATCCAGGGCGCTGCAGGGTTCATCCATCAGCAGGATATCCGGGTTAGCGGTGCCAGGGCCGCGCTACGGGATGCGGGGCTGGACGCAAGCCAGGTCAGTCATCATGTGATGCCGCTTGCCATATCCAATGCCTGCCGTGCGAGCCGAGACATCGCTACACAGGCAGACGACAGGCCCACGGCACTGCTGTGCCTCAGTGATGTCCTGGCGCTTGGCGCCCTGCTCGAGTTGCCCAGGCACGGCATCCGGGTCCCCGCGGACATTTCGGTGATCGGCTTCGATGACCTGGAGTGGGCGGACTGCGCCAATCCGCCGCTAACCACCATCCACCTGCCGACGCGCAGCATGGGCCAGGCAATCGCGATGGCCATTCTGGATGCGCTCGATAGCGGCGTGCCGGTTAAACCCCGCTTGCTCGAAGCCGAGCTGGTCCTGCGTAACAGTACAGCGCCCCCTCCCCAATCTGGCACGGCTATCTAG